GTGGAACTGGACCCCCACCAGGCTGCCCCGCTCGATCGCGGAGCAGAACGTCTCACCGTAGGTCGTGGTCGCCGCGACGTGGTCGGGCTCGGGACAGACGTGGAACGAATGTACGAAGTACGCCTTCTCGCCCGGCTCGACGGCCGACAGCACCCGGGCCCCCTCCCGGACGGAGAGGTCGTTCCACCCCATGTGCGGCACCTTCGGCGCGCGCAGCCGACGGACCGTGCCCGGCACGACCGCCAACCCCCGCTCGTCGGGGTCCTCCTCGGAGCGTTCGAAGAGGAGCTGGAGCCCGACGCAGATCGCGAGCAGGGGACGGTCGGCGTCCACCCAGTCCTTCAGCGCGGCGTCGAACCCCGTCTCCCGCAGGTTGCGGGCACCCGCCCCGAAATGGCCCACGCCGGGCAGCACGACCGCCCGCAGCTCGTCGTGCAACGCGTCCGGGGTCTCGAGCAGCGCGACGTCGGCCCCCGCACGCTCGAGCGCCTTCGTCACGCTCGGCAGGTTGCCGAGCCCGTAGTCGACGACGCCGATCACTCCAGGACACCCTTCGTCGAGGGAGCCGAGACCCCCCCGGTCCGGGCGCACGCCTGGGCCAGCGCGCGGGCCAGCGCCTTGAAC
This portion of the Actinomycetota bacterium genome encodes:
- the hisH gene encoding imidazole glycerol phosphate synthase subunit HisH translates to MIGVVDYGLGNLPSVTKALERAGADVALLETPDALHDELRAVVLPGVGHFGAGARNLRETGFDAALKDWVDADRPLLAICVGLQLLFERSEEDPDERGLAVVPGTVRRLRAPKVPHMGWNDLSVREGARVLSAVEPGEKAYFVHSFHVCPEPDHVAATTTYGETFCSAIERGSLVGVQFH